One Bos javanicus breed banteng chromosome 9, ARS-OSU_banteng_1.0, whole genome shotgun sequence DNA window includes the following coding sequences:
- the C9H6orf120 gene encoding UPF0669 protein C6orf120 homolog codes for MAAPWKGALLLLLASQAVSSAQALDEEEVPEGWVLLHVVQGQVGAGNYSYLRLNHEGKIVLRMRSLRGDADLYVSDSTLHPSFDEYELQSATCGADAVSIPAHFRRPVGIGVYGHPSHLESAFEMKVYYDATLEPHPFGETAYSDGTDASRKHAYAPEDASQEEESVLWTILISILKLVLEILF; via the coding sequence ATGGCCGCTCCGTGGAAGGGCGCGCTTCTGCTGCTCCTCGCGTCGCAGGCCGTGTCCTCGGCGCAGGCCTTGGACGAGGAGGAGGTGCCCGAGGGCTGGGTCCTCCTGCACGTCGTGCAGGGTCAGGTAGGAGCCGGGAACTACAGCTACCTGAGGTTAAACCACGAGGGGAAGATCGTCCTCAGGATGCGCAGCCTGCGGGGCGACGCGGACCTGTACGTGTCCGACAGCACTCTGCACCCCAGCTTCGACGAGTACGAGCTGCAGTCGGCCACGTGCGGCGCCGATGCCGTCTCCATCCCCGCGCACTTCCGGCGCCCCGTGGGCATCGGTGTCTACGGGCACCCGTCCCACCTCGAGAGCGCGTTCGAGATGAAGGTCTACTACGACGCGACGCTCGAGCCGCATCCGTTCGGTGAGACCGCCTATTCGGACGGTACTGATGCGAGTCGCAAGCACGCCTATGCCCCGGAAGACGCGTCTCAAGAAGAGGAGTCTGTGCTTTGGACGATATTAATTAGTATTTTGAAGTTGGTACTTGAGATTCTTTTTTGA